A genomic window from Prunus persica cultivar Lovell chromosome G2, Prunus_persica_NCBIv2, whole genome shotgun sequence includes:
- the LOC18785581 gene encoding cycloartenol-C-24-methyltransferase — translation MSKAGALDLASGVGGKIDKTEVLSAVEKYEKYHVCYGGEEEARKSNYTDMVNKYYDLVTSFYEYGWGESFHFAPRWKGESLRESIKRHEHFLALQLGLKPGQKVLDVGCGIGGPLREIARFSLASITGLNNNEYQITRGKELNRIVGVDKTCNFVKADFMKLPFPENSFDAVYAIEATCHAPDAYGCYKEIYRVLKPGQCFAAYEWCMTDAFDTNNQEHQKIKAEIEIGDGLPDIRLTGKCLEALKQAGFEVIWENDLAVDSPQSWYLPLDKSRISFSSFRLTAVGRFITKNMVKALEFVGLAPPGSQRVQDFLEKAAEGLVEGGKREIFTPMYFFLARKPLSESQ, via the exons ATGTCGAAAGCTGGAGCATTGGATCTCGCATCGGGTGTTGGTGGAAAGATTGACAAGACCGAAGTTCTCTCTGCTGTTGAAAA GTATGAGAAGTATCATGTCTGTTATGGAGGCGAAGAGGAAGCAAGAAAATCTAACTATACTGACATG GTTAATAAATATTATGATCTTGTTACCAGCTTTTATGAGTATGGCTGGGGAGAGTCTTTCCACTTTGCACCCAg ATGGAAAGGGGAGTCTCTTCGAGAGAGTATCAAGCGACATGAGCACTTCCTTGCTTTACAACTAGGACTGAAACCTGGACAGAAA GTTCTGGATGTAGGTTGTGGAATTGGAGGACCACTGAGAGAAATAGCTCGCTTCAG CTTAGCATCAATTACTGGGTTGAACAACAATGAATATCAGATCACAAGAGGAAAG GAACTAAACCGTATCGTAGGAGTGGACAAGACCTGCAATTTTGTAAAG GCTGACTTCATGAAACTACCTTTTCCTGAGAATTCATTTGATGCAGTATATGCAATTGAAGCTACCTGCCATGCACCGGATGCA TATGGATGCTACAAGGAGATTTACAGAGTATTAAAACCCGGTCAATGTTTTGCTGCGTATGAGTGGTGCATGACTGATGCGTTCGATACCAATAACCAAGAACATCAAAAAATTAAG GCGGAAATTGAGATTGGTGATGGCCTCCCAGACATCAGATTGACAGGAAAGTGTCTTGAAGCTTTGAAACAAGCCGGTTTTGAG GTGATATGGGAGAATGATCTTGCAGTGGACTCACCTCAATCTTGGTACTTGCCTTTGGACAAAAGtcggatttcatttagtagcTTTCGTCTAACAGCTGTTGGGCGTTTTATTACTAAAAACATG GTCAAGGCTTTAGAATTTGTTGGACTTGCACCACCAGGAAGCCAAAGGGTTCAAGATTTTCTGGAGAAAGCAGCTGAAGGGCTAGTAGAAGGTGGAAA GAGAGAGATTTTTACACCGATGTATTTCTTCTTGGCCCGGAAGCCACTTTCAGAGAGTCAGTAA
- the LOC109947128 gene encoding uncharacterized protein LOC109947128, protein MPNTGGFCHFHQFSGHNTESCVALHNIIEGLIRVGKLDKYVHNLPPIPNPHQRQINMISTISGGPTMAGISNNSIKHYVRSSYKYQVFCTEQERLPKTQRSGWAPLTFSDEEERGVILPHEDPLIIRADISNFDVGHILVDTGSLVSVMFANAFKELQVPTYLLDRSITPLVSFSGT, encoded by the coding sequence ATGCCAAACACAGGTGGATTCTGCCATTTTCACCAGTTCAGTGGCCACAATACCGAATCTTGTGTTGCCTTGCACAACATCATTGAAGGACTTATCCGTGTGGGGAAGCTGGACAAATATGTGCACAACCTCCCACCCATACCTAACCCTCACCAACGGCAGATCAACATGATCTCCACTATCAGTGGTGGTCCTACAATGGCCGGAATCTCCAATAACTCCATCAAGCATTATGTTCGCTCTTCCTATAAGTACCAGGTCTTCTGCACTGAGCAGGAACGCCTGCCGAAGACGCAAAGGTCAGGCTGGGCCCCTCTTACCTTCAGCGATGAGGAAGAGCGTGGTGTCATTCTCCCTCATGAAGACCCACTCATTATCCGTGCAGACATTTCTAACTTCGATGTTGGGCATATCCTGGTGGACACTGGCAGCTTAGTTAGTGTGATGTTTGCTAATGCTTTCAAAGAGCTTCAAGTCCCTACTTACTTGCTCGACCGAAGCATCACCCCTCTCGTGAGCTTCTCTGGCACATAA